Within the Aspergillus luchuensis IFO 4308 DNA, chromosome 5, nearly complete sequence genome, the region CGATATACTCCTGTTGACCCTTAAAAAGTTGCAATTGGTGGTACTCTTCCGatgatcttcatcctctacACCACAGCCCCGTTTGTCGTTTATGTGCACGTTGCCATTCCCGCCTTTGCCCGCCGCTCTCGCGAGACAATGATTGAATACGTGAAGAACCTGCCGCCCACGGCCACCTTGTACATGACTACCATTCGTTCAAGTTCGTTGCCTCAGCAGACAGAGGTCAGACTGGGTGACTTGGTTCTCAACAAGTCTTTTCTCCGGCCTGTGACCTTTACCAATTCAAAGCCCGCGCCCTCTCCTTGGTGGGCAGGAAAAACCCCTCAACACTTTTACACGGATGTGAGGGCCCAGCGCTCGACCCAGTCCCCAAACTACTTTCCTACCTTGTGGGATGACGTGTTCAAGAAAATCCAGAACAATGGCTTGAAGAAACAGAACTGAGAGATTCACTGAACATGTTCTATACCAACCGGCGGGGTAGGAACTTTGACGGTACACGATCGCAATCAAAAGTTCCAGTCTGTGTTTTCGCTGTTTGCTTCGGTAGCCAGCGAAGCGGGTTGCCTTCAGCTCATTCACAGCTCTGAACTCAGGTCTATCTCTGCTGTTGCACAATTTGAGTTCGTGGCAACACAGTTCTTTCCTCGCCAAGGACTTTACCTGTTTATCATCTACACGCCGCCAACTCTCACCTCTGATTCCACTTTTTCCCTTACTTCTTTCTCGTTTACCTTTCCTTACTTCACCCCAAGTCGCTCCCACCATTACATTCTATTCTCCACTACGTCCCgcacatcatcatgtctgcaCTAAAGCCCAACCAACCCGAAACCCTTCTGGGGCTGAGTATGGCCGAAGCGCGGATGATCATCCTCGGTGTACTGAGTTCCGATAAATCTGGCAAAGTATATACCCTTTTCTTCCAGCTATGGTGAAACCTCTGACAACAACTGTAGGTTGACTTTGATAAGATGGCCGTCAAGGGAGGCTACAAGAACGCTCAGTCTGCCAGTACTCTTTATCACAAGGCCAAGCGTAGGCTTTTCGATATCCATAATAACCCGGCCGATCAAGAAGCTGGTACCTCTATCAGTCCTGCAAAGGAATCCGGttccaccactgccactcCCAAGAAAACTCCCGCAAAGCGTGGCAAAGACAAGGCTGTCGCCGATGATGACAACACTGGTGCTATCGAGACTACTCCAACTCCTTCCAAGGGGAAGCGTCAGAAGACGGCAGCTACCCCCAAGACCCCGAAGACCCCTCGTTCTGCGCCGAAGGCTGTGAAGACAAAGGCTCCGTAAGTAATTTCTCCCCTTGCGCCTGTCCTTGCTGCTGATTATGTTACTCCTATATAGAAAGCCTGGAGGCGACACTACCCCCACTCCAGTCGAAGGCAAAGTCGccgtgaagaa harbors:
- a CDS encoding uncharacterized protein (COG:S;~EggNog:ENOG410PRV3;~TransMembrane:2 (i97-115o127-152i)); the protein is MRPVILLSAQLRSALPRSVRRDLNSKLFARFKTTQNPVPPPKPSAPFIKRKEPIAPRNPQGSPTKHAKLTFRKGPPEKVVVYYSGKGKTAVVGTLKLVSLLIFGVSCFLLAPAFASSDEHPWYLAPAIAIGGTLPMIFILYTTAPFVVYVHVAIPAFARRSRETMIEYVKNLPPTATLYMTTIRSSSLPQQTEVRLGDLVLNKSFLRPVTFTNSKPAPSPWWAGKTPQHFYTDVRAQRSTQSPNYFPTLWDDVFKKIQNNGLKKQN
- a CDS encoding putative histone h1.3. (COG:B;~EggNog:ENOG410Q1K6) — its product is MSALKPNQPETLLGLSMAEARMIILGVLSSDKSGKVDFDKMAVKGGYKNAQSASTLYHKAKRRLFDIHNNPADQEAGTSISPAKESGSTTATPKKTPAKRGKDKAVADDDNTGAIETTPTPSKGKRQKTAATPKTPKTPRSAPKAVKTKAPKPGGDTTPTPVEGKVAVKKEEHDTELEKSTVKEESKSSDDEKLMSTSQMSAEFSVMGQCPDSPKQMSLT